One genomic segment of Profundibacter amoris includes these proteins:
- the kynU gene encoding kynureninase has translation MTDFAATKAMFHLPDGVIYLDGNSLGPLPKAAVARMGKTMQDEWGEMLITGWNRAGWMEQPTRVGDRIARLIGAEAGHVVMGDTLSIKVYQALAAALEMRPDRRVILSDSGNFPTDLYMAEGLIGSLGRQHQLITPAPEDVAAHINEDVAVLMLTEVDYRTGRKHDMQALTKQAHAAGALVIWDLAHSAGALPVDLSGVGADFAVGCTYKYLNGGPGAPAFIYVAPRHAKQVRPALSGWLGHSAPFAFDLNYTAGAGIERMRVGTPPVLQLAALEAALDVWDMADMSDVRRASIALCDRFIAGVEAACPALTLASPRDGKDRGSQVSFRFEHGYPAMQALIARGVIGDFRAPDIMRFGFTPLYIDAADVDAAVAVIADVMQGDLWDRDEYRQRGRVT, from the coding sequence ATGACCGATTTCGCCGCCACCAAAGCCATGTTCCACCTGCCCGACGGTGTGATCTATCTGGACGGCAATTCACTTGGCCCCCTGCCCAAGGCCGCCGTGGCTCGGATGGGGAAAACCATGCAGGACGAATGGGGCGAGATGCTGATAACGGGGTGGAACCGCGCCGGATGGATGGAGCAGCCGACCCGCGTTGGCGACCGCATCGCCCGGCTGATCGGGGCCGAGGCGGGGCATGTGGTGATGGGCGACACCCTGTCGATCAAGGTCTATCAGGCGCTGGCCGCCGCCCTTGAAATGCGCCCGGACCGGCGGGTGATCCTGTCCGACAGCGGCAATTTTCCGACGGATTTGTATATGGCCGAAGGGCTGATCGGATCATTGGGCCGCCAGCACCAGTTGATCACGCCTGCGCCCGAGGATGTGGCGGCGCATATTAACGAGGATGTCGCTGTGCTGATGCTGACCGAGGTCGATTACCGCACGGGGCGCAAGCACGACATGCAGGCGCTGACCAAGCAGGCCCATGCGGCAGGGGCGCTGGTGATTTGGGATCTGGCGCATTCGGCGGGGGCCTTGCCGGTGGACCTGTCCGGTGTTGGCGCGGATTTTGCCGTGGGCTGCACCTATAAATACCTGAACGGCGGCCCCGGTGCGCCCGCCTTTATCTATGTCGCCCCGCGTCATGCGAAACAGGTACGCCCTGCCCTGTCCGGCTGGCTGGGCCATAGCGCACCCTTTGCCTTTGATCTGAATTATACCGCCGGAGCCGGGATTGAACGGATGCGGGTCGGCACTCCGCCAGTGCTGCAACTGGCAGCATTGGAGGCCGCGCTGGATGTCTGGGACATGGCGGATATGTCCGATGTGCGTCGTGCATCAATTGCGCTGTGTGATCGCTTTATCGCAGGGGTCGAAGCCGCCTGCCCTGCCCTGACACTGGCCAGCCCGCGGGATGGCAAGGACCGTGGCTCGCAGGTTTCATTCCGGTTTGAGCACGGCTATCCGGCGATGCAGGCGCTGATTGCCCGCGGTGTGATCGGCGATTTCCGTGCGCCCGACATTATGCGCTTTGGCTTTACCCCGCTTTATATAGACGCGGCGGATGTGGATGCGGCGGTGGCGGTGATTGCCGATGTGATGCAGGGGGATTTGTGGGATCGGGATGAATACCGACAACGCGGGCGTGTGACGTAA
- a CDS encoding xanthine dehydrogenase family protein molybdopterin-binding subunit, which translates to MGRIRKYTRRAFIVSSAAVAGGVAFGVYMAKKPLENPLKPKAGAVTLNPYLIIDQEGVTIIAPRAEMGQGVQSTLAALVAEELDVAWKDVRVLHGPAAQAYYNGALITGHAEYEDGKRGAWQEFVRDAMDVVPKTLGLQVTGGSTATIDAFEKMRLAGATAREALKLAAAERLSGALRTENGQVIGADGSAIAYADLAEAAAKITPPRDVTLRPASQWKYLGRDMPRVDMVAKSTGTAQYGADVRLEGMKFATVRINPRLGAGMKSYDASTAERMAGVQRVIDLGNGIAVVASNTWLAFQAADAVQIDWEEAPYPATTDGLFAAIEASLDEAPNSTLRDDGDTSVTPEGAIEISAEYRVPYLAHATMEPMNATALFTGDALEIWCGNQAPLVLADKAADAAGLSADQVTVHTLFMGGGFGRRAEADVAILAAKVAKEMPDAPVKVMWSREEDMRHDFYRPAAIARMKGAVKDGEAVLFDARIAAPSVTKQSMSRIMGFAPPGPDPAHVEGAANQPYDIANYRVAGHLADVDVPVGFWRSVGNSFNGFFHESFIDELAHAAGADPLQFRFDHIAPLSPPTAKLLNAVRDMSGWSGKTPDGIGRGVAVTWSFGTPVAQVIEVADSDAGIRITKAWIACDVGTALDPRNIRAQMEGGMIYGLSAAVHGEITFADGEVEQENFPDYDALRMGTAPVTQVQVFENNVHMGGVGEPGTPPSMPALANALFDLTGKRARELPLSKLFDFAG; encoded by the coding sequence ATGGGACGGATCAGGAAATACACCCGCCGCGCGTTTATCGTGTCCTCGGCCGCTGTGGCCGGTGGCGTGGCCTTTGGTGTTTACATGGCGAAAAAGCCGCTGGAAAACCCGTTGAAACCCAAAGCGGGTGCAGTGACCCTGAATCCCTATCTGATTATTGACCAAGAAGGCGTAACGATCATTGCGCCGCGTGCCGAGATGGGACAAGGGGTGCAAAGCACGCTGGCCGCTTTGGTGGCCGAGGAACTGGATGTGGCCTGGAAGGACGTGCGCGTGCTGCATGGCCCTGCGGCGCAGGCCTATTACAACGGCGCGCTGATCACGGGACATGCGGAATACGAGGATGGCAAGCGCGGCGCGTGGCAGGAATTTGTGCGCGATGCGATGGATGTGGTGCCGAAAACACTGGGCTTGCAGGTGACGGGCGGCTCGACCGCCACGATTGACGCCTTTGAAAAGATGCGCTTGGCCGGTGCCACAGCACGCGAGGCATTGAAGCTGGCGGCAGCAGAGCGGTTAAGCGGTGCATTGCGCACCGAAAATGGGCAGGTGATCGGGGCGGATGGCAGCGCGATTGCCTATGCGGACCTGGCCGAGGCAGCGGCGAAGATCACGCCGCCCAGGGATGTGACCTTGCGCCCTGCAAGCCAGTGGAAATATCTGGGCCGCGATATGCCGCGTGTCGATATGGTGGCGAAATCCACCGGCACCGCGCAATATGGTGCGGATGTGCGGCTGGAGGGGATGAAGTTCGCCACCGTGCGGATCAACCCGCGCCTTGGGGCTGGGATGAAATCCTATGATGCCAGCACGGCGGAAAGGATGGCCGGTGTGCAGCGGGTAATCGATCTGGGCAACGGTATTGCCGTGGTGGCCAGCAACACCTGGCTGGCGTTTCAGGCGGCGGATGCGGTGCAGATAGACTGGGAGGAGGCGCCCTACCCCGCCACCACAGACGGGCTGTTTGCGGCGATAGAAGCGTCACTGGACGAGGCCCCCAATTCCACCCTGCGCGATGATGGCGATACATCGGTCACACCGGAAGGGGCAATTGAAATCAGCGCCGAATACCGCGTGCCCTATCTGGCCCATGCAACGATGGAGCCGATGAACGCGACGGCCCTTTTCACCGGTGACGCACTGGAAATCTGGTGCGGCAATCAGGCCCCATTGGTGCTGGCTGACAAGGCCGCCGATGCGGCGGGGCTGTCGGCGGATCAGGTCACGGTCCACACCCTGTTCATGGGCGGCGGGTTTGGCCGACGGGCCGAAGCGGATGTGGCCATTCTGGCCGCCAAAGTGGCCAAGGAAATGCCCGATGCGCCCGTGAAGGTGATGTGGAGCCGTGAAGAGGACATGCGCCACGATTTCTACCGCCCCGCCGCCATCGCGCGGATGAAGGGCGCGGTGAAGGACGGGGAAGCGGTGCTGTTTGACGCCCGCATTGCTGCCCCTTCGGTGACGAAACAATCCATGTCACGCATCATGGGTTTTGCCCCGCCGGGACCGGACCCCGCGCATGTGGAAGGGGCCGCGAACCAGCCCTATGACATCGCCAATTACCGTGTGGCGGGGCATCTGGCAGATGTGGATGTGCCGGTGGGGTTCTGGCGCTCGGTCGGGAATTCCTTCAACGGGTTTTTCCACGAGAGTTTCATTGACGAGCTGGCCCATGCCGCCGGTGCGGACCCGTTGCAATTTCGCTTTGACCATATCGCCCCGCTTAGCCCGCCCACGGCCAAGCTGCTGAACGCGGTGCGGGATATGTCGGGCTGGAGCGGCAAAACACCGGACGGCATCGGGCGCGGGGTGGCGGTAACTTGGTCATTCGGCACGCCGGTTGCGCAGGTGATCGAGGTCGCAGATAGCGACGCGGGCATCCGCATCACCAAGGCATGGATCGCTTGCGACGTTGGCACAGCACTGGATCCGCGCAATATCCGTGCACAGATGGAAGGCGGGATGATTTACGGGCTGTCGGCGGCGGTGCATGGGGAAATCACCTTTGCCGATGGCGAGGTAGAGCAGGAAAACTTCCCTGATTATGACGCACTGCGGATGGGAACGGCGCCCGTTACCCAGGTGCAAGTGTTTGAAAACAATGTGCATATGGGCGGCGTAGGCGAGCCGGGCACACCGCCCTCAATGCCCGCATTGGCCAATGCATTGTTCGATCTGACGGGCAAACGGGCGCGGGAATTACCGCTGTCCAAACTGTTTGATTTTGCGGGGTAA
- a CDS encoding Re/Si-specific NAD(P)(+) transhydrogenase subunit alpha, with amino-acid sequence MKIGTPKEVFEGEARVAMTPESALQLQKLGYDCLIEAGAGKAAGFTDAAYKEAGVTVVRGAVNLWKESDVITKVRPPTKTEERRLTKGKTLISFYFPGQNEELMELAAEKGATVIAMDMVPRISRAQKMDALSSMANIAGYRAVIEAGNNFGRFFTGQVTAAGKVPPAKVLVVGAGVAGLAAIGTAVSLGAIVYAFDVRPEVAEQIESMGAEFVYLDFEDEVQDGAATGGYAAPSSPEFREKQLEKFRELAPDMDIVITTALIPGRDAPKLWTRDMVEMMKPGSVIVDLAAERGGNCDLTVMDEKVVSKNGVTIIGYTDFPSRMATQSSTLYANNIRHMMDDLTPEKDGKIVHDMEDDVIRGATAVFKGKVTFPPPPPKVQAIAAQPKKEAPKELTVEEKRAQELAEFKAATRQQVGMLAAGGLLMLLIGAYAPASFMAHFIVFALSCFIGFQVIWNVSHALHTPLMAVTNAISGIVILGALLQVGSSNWLVVILATVSILIASINIVGGFLVTRRMLAMFQKS; translated from the coding sequence TTGAAGATCGGAACACCGAAAGAGGTTTTTGAAGGCGAGGCGCGGGTGGCGATGACCCCCGAAAGCGCACTTCAGTTGCAAAAACTGGGGTATGACTGCCTGATCGAGGCAGGCGCGGGCAAAGCCGCCGGATTTACCGATGCGGCCTACAAGGAAGCCGGCGTGACAGTCGTTCGCGGGGCTGTGAACCTGTGGAAAGAATCCGATGTGATTACTAAGGTCCGCCCCCCCACCAAAACCGAAGAGCGCCGGTTGACCAAGGGCAAGACCCTGATTTCATTCTATTTCCCTGGCCAGAACGAAGAACTGATGGAACTGGCCGCCGAGAAGGGCGCAACCGTGATCGCCATGGATATGGTGCCGCGGATCAGTCGGGCGCAGAAGATGGACGCGCTGTCCTCGATGGCCAATATCGCCGGTTACCGCGCTGTGATCGAGGCAGGCAACAACTTTGGACGCTTCTTTACCGGTCAGGTGACCGCCGCCGGTAAAGTGCCCCCCGCCAAGGTGCTGGTTGTCGGCGCCGGTGTGGCCGGTCTGGCCGCTATCGGCACGGCGGTTTCGCTGGGTGCCATCGTCTATGCCTTCGACGTGCGCCCCGAAGTGGCCGAGCAGATCGAAAGCATGGGTGCGGAATTCGTCTATCTGGATTTCGAGGACGAGGTGCAGGACGGCGCAGCGACAGGCGGCTATGCAGCCCCCTCCAGCCCCGAATTCCGCGAAAAGCAGCTTGAGAAATTCCGCGAACTGGCGCCGGATATGGATATCGTCATCACCACGGCCCTGATTCCGGGCCGTGATGCACCCAAGCTCTGGACCAGGGATATGGTCGAGATGATGAAACCCGGTTCGGTGATTGTTGACCTTGCGGCGGAACGGGGCGGCAACTGTGATCTGACGGTGATGGACGAAAAGGTGGTTTCGAAGAACGGCGTGACCATCATCGGCTATACCGATTTCCCCAGCCGCATGGCGACGCAGTCGTCCACGCTCTATGCCAACAATATCCGCCATATGATGGATGATCTGACGCCCGAAAAGGACGGCAAGATCGTGCACGATATGGAGGACGATGTGATCCGCGGCGCGACCGCCGTGTTCAAGGGCAAAGTTACCTTCCCGCCGCCCCCGCCCAAGGTGCAGGCCATCGCGGCCCAGCCCAAGAAAGAGGCGCCAAAGGAACTGACCGTTGAGGAAAAACGCGCACAGGAACTGGCGGAATTCAAGGCAGCGACCAGACAACAGGTCGGCATGCTGGCCGCTGGCGGTTTGCTGATGCTGCTGATCGGGGCCTATGCACCGGCCAGTTTCATGGCGCATTTCATCGTGTTTGCCCTGTCGTGTTTCATCGGCTTCCAGGTGATCTGGAACGTCAGCCACGCGCTGCACACGCCGCTGATGGCGGTGACAAACGCCATTTCCGGGATTGTGATCCTTGGGGCGCTGTTGCAAGTCGGGTCCAGCAACTGGCTGGTTGTGATCCTTGCAACCGTTTCGATCCTGATCGCGTCAATCAATATTGTTGGTGGTTTTCTGGTGACACGCCGGATGCTTGCCATGTTCCAGAAATCTTAA
- a CDS encoding MerR family transcriptional regulator has protein sequence MMIGEFARAAGLSIYTVRFYEKIGLIPAPPRDAGGRRVYSDDSLGWIRFLKQLNATGMKQADRVRYAALRLQGEATYTERRKMLEAHYDKIRADLTALQKTSDLMQSKISLYQRLEAELAASEKDNNND, from the coding sequence ATGATGATCGGCGAGTTCGCCCGCGCGGCGGGATTGTCGATTTATACCGTCCGGTTTTACGAAAAGATCGGGTTGATCCCGGCACCACCGCGCGATGCAGGTGGGCGGCGGGTGTATTCAGACGACAGCCTTGGCTGGATACGGTTCCTCAAGCAGTTGAACGCCACGGGGATGAAACAGGCCGACCGCGTGCGCTATGCCGCGCTGCGTTTGCAGGGCGAGGCGACCTATACCGAGCGGCGCAAGATGCTGGAAGCGCATTACGATAAAATCCGTGCCGATCTGACGGCATTGCAGAAAACCAGCGATCTGATGCAGAGCAAGATTTCCCTTTACCAAAGACTAGAGGCCGAACTGGCCGCAAGCGAAAAGGATAATAACAATGACTGA
- a CDS encoding DUF3422 family protein, with amino-acid sequence MSQLEDHPLRYQMANELHARPFPILSAPCHAVFLALKNPVDAANRDRGLDRAHLIDLLDRFGASHPQPDATHFFCDLGRHRLKWELHHEFVTYTIFTDGVAERPFDPVAFEVFPADWLATLPGKRLTSALIRVEEMPKTPKQVEAQIKDCFVAESIAVSYTLDRNAIVAGDYRIDSAGHLRFAIFVEPGTGERRIGRTLQRLCEIETYKSMSMLALPKALNLSKRLAQIDVQVSDLVGHIKNAARSEEEALGELLGISTELEDLMAQTSFRFAASRAYSSILAERIAAMREDRFGGRQTFSEFMLRRFDPAMRTVRSAEQHLKEMAERVMRAADLLRTRVEVERSAQNQALLESMDKRADLQLRLQRTVEGLSVVAISYYAINLVTYGLYPFAKAAHLDKPMLTAMATPVVLLLVWWIVRRIRKAH; translated from the coding sequence ATGAGCCAACTCGAAGATCACCCCTTGCGCTACCAGATGGCAAACGAGCTGCACGCGCGGCCCTTTCCCATCCTTTCGGCCCCGTGCCATGCGGTGTTTCTGGCGCTGAAAAATCCTGTGGACGCCGCCAACCGTGATCGCGGGCTGGATCGCGCGCATCTGATCGACCTGCTGGACCGCTTTGGTGCCTCGCACCCGCAACCGGACGCCACGCATTTCTTTTGCGATCTGGGGCGGCACCGGTTGAAATGGGAATTGCACCACGAATTCGTCACCTACACCATTTTTACCGACGGGGTGGCGGAACGCCCGTTTGACCCCGTGGCCTTCGAGGTTTTCCCCGCCGACTGGCTGGCAACCCTGCCCGGCAAGCGGCTGACATCGGCCTTGATCCGGGTCGAGGAAATGCCGAAGACGCCAAAGCAGGTCGAGGCGCAGATCAAGGACTGTTTTGTCGCCGAAAGCATTGCGGTATCTTATACGCTCGATCGCAACGCGATTGTGGCGGGGGATTACCGGATCGACAGTGCTGGGCATTTGCGGTTTGCGATTTTCGTTGAGCCGGGCACCGGCGAGCGGCGGATCGGGCGCACCTTGCAACGGTTATGCGAGATCGAGACCTATAAATCCATGTCGATGCTGGCCCTACCCAAGGCGCTGAACCTGTCCAAACGGCTGGCCCAGATTGACGTGCAGGTGTCCGATCTGGTCGGCCATATCAAAAACGCGGCCCGTTCCGAAGAAGAGGCGCTGGGCGAGTTGCTGGGAATTTCGACCGAGCTTGAGGATCTGATGGCGCAAACCAGTTTTCGTTTTGCCGCCTCGCGGGCCTATAGTTCTATTCTGGCGGAACGGATTGCAGCGATGCGCGAGGATAGGTTTGGCGGGCGTCAAACCTTTTCGGAATTCATGCTGCGCCGGTTTGATCCGGCTATGCGCACGGTTCGTTCGGCCGAGCAACATTTGAAGGAAATGGCCGAGCGGGTGATGCGCGCGGCGGATTTGCTGCGCACCCGGGTCGAGGTTGAACGCTCGGCGCAAAATCAGGCCTTGCTGGAAAGCATGGACAAACGCGCGGATTTGCAACTGCGCCTTCAGCGCACGGTCGAAGGGCTGTCTGTGGTGGCGATCAGTTACTATGCAATCAATCTGGTGACGTACGGCCTGTACCCATTTGCCAAGGCGGCACATCTGGACAAACCGATGCTGACGGCCATGGCCACACCTGTGGTGTTGTTGCTGGTCTGGTGGATCGTGCGCCGGATCAGGAAGGCGCATTAG
- a CDS encoding carboxymuconolactone decarboxylase family protein: protein MTDALKRGRDVLAEMNPEIEQVLRDRYDGILPGFAESLVEWAYGRHYSREGLDMKTRQLCTVAALTTLGGQTAPQLKINIENTLAAGASEREIAEAIWQMAVYGGLPAAINGLNAAKEVFEAY from the coding sequence ATGACTGACGCCCTGAAACGTGGCCGCGATGTGCTGGCTGAAATGAACCCCGAAATTGAACAGGTTTTGCGGGACCGGTATGACGGTATCCTGCCCGGGTTCGCCGAAAGTCTGGTCGAATGGGCCTATGGGCGCCATTACAGCCGCGAGGGGCTGGATATGAAAACCCGTCAGTTGTGCACCGTTGCGGCACTGACAACGCTTGGCGGGCAGACCGCGCCGCAGCTAAAGATCAACATAGAAAACACGCTGGCCGCAGGCGCAAGTGAACGCGAGATTGCCGAGGCGATATGGCAGATGGCTGTTTATGGTGGCCTGCCTGCCGCGATCAACGGGTTGAATGCGGCAAAAGAGGTGTTCGAGGCCTATTAG
- a CDS encoding DUF523 domain-containing protein, translated as MDKILISACLTGDPVRYDGGAKTSANPHLARWQAEGRLIPFCPEVAGGLHTPRLPAEIEVGTNAKQVLAGEARILDSAGGDVTRAFLDGARATLALAQQHGCRQAVLTDGSPSCGTSYIYAGRFDGNHKAGTGVTAAVLQRHGIRVWSEVQIDELAALLDRK; from the coding sequence ATGGACAAGATATTGATCAGCGCCTGCCTGACAGGCGATCCGGTGCGCTATGACGGTGGCGCAAAAACATCCGCCAACCCGCATCTGGCGCGCTGGCAAGCCGAAGGCCGCCTTATTCCCTTTTGCCCCGAAGTGGCCGGTGGCCTGCATACCCCGCGCCTGCCCGCCGAGATCGAGGTAGGGACAAACGCCAAACAGGTATTGGCTGGCGAGGCGCGGATCCTCGACAGTGCGGGCGGGGATGTGACGCGGGCCTTTCTGGACGGCGCAAGGGCCACGCTGGCGCTGGCGCAGCAACATGGTTGCCGCCAAGCCGTGCTGACCGACGGCAGCCCGTCCTGTGGCACCTCCTACATTTATGCAGGCCGGTTTGACGGCAACCACAAGGCGGGCACGGGCGTCACGGCCGCGGTTTTACAAAGACATGGCATCAGGGTCTGGAGCGAGGTGCAGATTGATGAATTGGCGGCTTTGCTTGACCGCAAATAG
- a CDS encoding NAD(P)(+) transhydrogenase (Re/Si-specific) subunit beta — MSIGIVSAAYIASAVLFILSLGGLSNQESAKRAVWYGIVGMGGAVFATVFGPGIGSYFLVILAIAAGSYAGYYVAGKVEMTEMPQLVAALHSFVGLAAVFIGLNAELELGTVQHLLANGGNTDDLAGFAKKLAHKDAVEIAILKVEVFLGVFIGIITFTGSVIAFGKLAGKVDGGSKQLPGGHMLNAAALAASIVLGLMYFNGAGIWTLLLMILIAGFIGWHLIMGIGGADMPVVVSMLNSYSGWAAAAIGFTLGNDLLIVTGALVGSSGAILSYIMCKAMNRKFISVILGGFGGTSGPQMEVEGEQVPIEAEAVAAALEEADSIIIVPGYGLAVAQAQQAVSELTKRLRDKGKEVRFAIHPVAGRLPGHMNVLLAEARVPYDIVLEMDEINDDFPETDVVIVIGSNDIVNPAAQDDPNSPIAGMPVLEVWKAKQVFVSKRGQGTGYSGIENPLFYKDNTRMFYGDAKDSLNKLLALIN, encoded by the coding sequence ATGAGCATTGGTATCGTATCCGCAGCCTATATCGCATCGGCTGTTCTTTTCATTCTGTCGCTGGGCGGGCTAAGCAATCAGGAAAGCGCCAAGCGCGCGGTCTGGTATGGCATCGTCGGCATGGGGGGTGCGGTGTTTGCCACCGTTTTCGGCCCCGGCATCGGCAGCTATTTCCTTGTGATCCTTGCCATCGCGGCGGGGTCTTATGCGGGCTACTATGTGGCGGGCAAGGTCGAGATGACCGAGATGCCGCAACTGGTGGCCGCCTTGCACAGTTTCGTTGGTCTGGCCGCTGTTTTCATCGGCCTGAATGCCGAACTGGAACTGGGCACCGTGCAACACCTGCTGGCCAATGGCGGCAACACAGATGATCTGGCGGGCTTTGCCAAGAAACTGGCCCATAAGGACGCGGTGGAAATCGCCATTCTGAAGGTCGAGGTTTTCCTTGGTGTGTTCATCGGTATCATCACCTTCACCGGCTCGGTCATTGCCTTTGGCAAACTGGCGGGCAAGGTGGATGGCGGCTCGAAACAACTGCCCGGTGGCCATATGCTGAATGCGGCGGCGCTGGCGGCCAGCATTGTCCTTGGCCTGATGTATTTCAACGGCGCGGGTATCTGGACGCTGCTGCTGATGATCCTGATTGCGGGCTTTATCGGCTGGCATCTGATCATGGGCATCGGTGGCGCGGATATGCCGGTGGTTGTGTCGATGCTGAACAGCTATTCCGGCTGGGCGGCGGCGGCGATCGGGTTTACCCTTGGCAATGATTTGCTGATCGTGACCGGCGCGCTGGTTGGATCAAGCGGTGCGATCCTGAGCTATATCATGTGCAAGGCGATGAACCGCAAATTCATTTCGGTGATACTGGGCGGTTTCGGCGGCACATCAGGCCCGCAGATGGAAGTCGAGGGCGAACAGGTGCCGATCGAGGCCGAGGCCGTGGCCGCCGCGCTGGAAGAGGCCGACAGCATCATCATCGTGCCGGGTTACGGTTTGGCCGTGGCGCAGGCTCAGCAGGCGGTTTCGGAACTGACCAAACGTCTGCGCGACAAGGGCAAAGAGGTGCGTTTCGCCATTCACCCCGTTGCCGGACGTCTGCCGGGTCACATGAACGTTTTGCTGGCCGAGGCCCGCGTGCCCTATGACATCGTGCTGGAGATGGACGAGATCAACGATGATTTCCCCGAAACCGATGTGGTGATCGTGATTGGCTCCAACGACATCGTCAATCCGGCCGCACAGGATGATCCCAATAGCCCGATTGCCGGTATGCCGGTTCTGGAAGTGTGGAAAGCCAAGCAGGTGTTTGTTTCAAAACGCGGGCAGGGCACAGGTTATTCCGGTATCGAAAACCCGCTGTTCTACAAGGACAACACGCGGATGTTCTATGGCGATGCCAAGGACAGTTTGAATAAATTGTTGGCTTTGATCAACTAA
- a CDS encoding methyltransferase family protein: MKQIELPPVWLAAFLAIAWAQSTYYPMGLSFGPVWADLLGGILVGAGLLLMLLAVVEFYKRKTTIIPRRESSAFVQSGIYRRTRNPIYLGDALVLAGLILRWDAVLSLPLIPIFIWVIEKRFIQGEEKHLRRTYRVQWATYERKVRRWL; this comes from the coding sequence ATGAAACAAATCGAACTCCCCCCCGTCTGGCTCGCCGCGTTCCTTGCAATTGCCTGGGCGCAATCCACCTATTATCCGATGGGACTGTCATTCGGCCCTGTCTGGGCCGACCTGCTGGGCGGTATTCTGGTGGGTGCCGGCCTGTTGTTGATGCTGCTGGCAGTGGTCGAGTTTTACAAACGTAAAACAACCATCATCCCGCGCCGCGAAAGCAGCGCCTTTGTGCAGTCCGGCATTTACCGGCGCACGCGCAATCCGATCTATCTGGGGGATGCGCTGGTGCTGGCGGGATTGATCCTGCGTTGGGACGCGGTGTTGTCACTGCCCTTGATTCCGATCTTTATCTGGGTGATCGAAAAACGCTTTATTCAGGGTGAAGAAAAACACCTGCGCCGCACCTATCGTGTGCAGTGGGCGACATACGAACGCAAGGTGCGGCGCTGGTTGTAA
- a CDS encoding (2Fe-2S)-binding protein: protein MAYSLIVNGQRHEVDLPGDVPLLWVLRDALGLSGTKYGCGVSACGACTVHMDGAAVRSCQVALEDVAGEVTTIEGIGTPDAMDVLQKAWVSHQVAQCGYCQSGQIMQAAALLTANNAPSDAEIDEAMSGNLCRCGTYGRIRAAIKTAAVEMRGE, encoded by the coding sequence ATGGCATATTCATTGATTGTAAACGGGCAGCGGCACGAGGTGGATTTGCCCGGTGATGTGCCTCTGTTGTGGGTTTTGCGCGACGCGTTGGGGCTGAGCGGCACCAAATACGGCTGCGGGGTTTCGGCCTGTGGCGCCTGCACGGTGCATATGGATGGCGCGGCGGTGCGATCCTGTCAGGTGGCGCTGGAGGATGTTGCCGGCGAGGTGACCACCATCGAGGGGATCGGCACGCCGGATGCGATGGATGTGTTGCAAAAGGCGTGGGTGAGCCATCAGGTAGCGCAATGCGGTTATTGCCAGTCGGGACAGATCATGCAGGCTGCGGCTTTGTTGACTGCAAACAACGCACCAAGCGACGCCGAGATTGACGAGGCGATGAGTGGCAATCTGTGCCGCTGTGGCACCTACGGGCGGATACGCGCGGCGATCAAAACGGCGGCTGTCGAAATGCGGGGGGAATAG
- a CDS encoding rhodanese-like domain-containing protein, translating to MQGQVTSPFMQSSRRVFLTGAIAAVAAGIALNATPVQAGEATMTPPEAHMAAVAGDIILVDIRTPPEWAETGIGEGAIALDMTQKDFVDSLVKLRNAFPEKPIAVICRTGNRSGYVFDALNKQGFPGLVNVPEGMAGGRNGKGWIPRGLPTYPGTKEEIEKRLNDVMEPA from the coding sequence ATGCAAGGCCAAGTCACCAGCCCTTTTATGCAATCCAGCCGCCGCGTCTTTTTGACCGGAGCGATCGCGGCTGTTGCCGCCGGCATTGCACTGAATGCAACACCTGTTCAGGCTGGCGAAGCCACCATGACACCGCCCGAGGCGCATATGGCAGCAGTCGCGGGAGATATTATTCTGGTCGACATCCGCACCCCGCCCGAATGGGCCGAAACCGGCATTGGCGAAGGCGCGATTGCGCTGGATATGACACAAAAGGATTTTGTCGATTCTCTGGTAAAGCTGCGCAATGCCTTTCCTGAAAAACCCATCGCCGTGATTTGCCGCACCGGCAATCGTTCGGGCTATGTGTTTGACGCTTTGAACAAACAGGGTTTCCCCGGTCTGGTCAATGTCCCCGAAGGCATGGCAGGCGGGCGCAACGGCAAAGGCTGGATCCCGCGCGGATTGCCAACCTATCCGGGCACCAAGGAAGAAATTGAAAAGCGTCTGAACGACGTGATGGAACCGGCCTGA